The DNA sequence TACCGGATGGGGGCGGTAGAGTGGTCCGGGCAGGTCCGGGTGGCGGAATGGCAGACGCGCTAGCTTGAGGTGCTAGTGCCCGTATAGGGCGTGGGGGTTCAAGTCCCCCCTCGGACACCAGTTCTGGTGGAATTTTACTGATCGTGAGTCGGACTCGACTCCGCAGCTGTGCACGCACGACATACCCGCTGTAACAGGTGATCGTCGGCACCGGCGAGCCGCACATCGCTACCGGCGCGCAGCGGCGTGCTCCCGGTTGGACCGGCCATGACATCACCTCGTCGCCGCGACCGTGAGCAGCTCATCGACGCCTTCATCCCCACCCCGATGCCCAACCGACCGCGACCCCGCCCGGTACCGGGTGAAAGCCGGCAAGCAGCGCGGGCCATGGCCGAGCTTCGTTCCCGTACCCTCGCCGATAGGGAGGAGAACCCGCTTGCGCCAGGCGTTCGGCGTACGCGACGGTATCGGCGCCTGCGGCGAGACACGCGATGTTTCCGGGGTGGCCGTGGCGCGGGATCTGCTCCGTCGTAAACGATCTCGGCGCAACCGCCGCGTGCACTCTGGAGGTTGACGTATGAAGCCCGCCGCCCAGGTGGCATGGTCGGCCACGATCGCGGCGCGGATGATCGAGGCCCTCGCACACGGCTCTGCTGCCGGTGGTGACGCCGACGGGGACCGGCTGGCGAAGACAGTCGCGGCGTACGCCGGGCTCGGTCCCTCCGACGTCGCCGAGATCCGCGGCAGCGTTGCGCGGGGCCGGGAGAGCCGGCAGAACCTCGTCGCGGCAGCCGCCGACTGGGCGACGCCGATCGACGAGGCGCTCACCGCCGGCCGCGACCTGCCACCGGCGCTGGCCGCGCTTGTCGACGGCGTCACGCCGGCGACCCTGGACCCGCTGGCGGGTGAGGTCTACGCCCGGGTATCGGCCGCGCGGGCCGCCGACACCCGCGATGAGGCCCGGTACCGCCGGCTCCACGCACGGTCCGAGCGCGTCGAAGCCGGAGAGCGTGCCGCGGACGCTGCCCGGCAGGCCGATCTCGGCGCGGTCCAATGGCGCTACCGCCCGTTCGTCGGCCCTTTCGTGCTGATCGGCATCCTCCTGACGGCACAAGCGGCCATTCCTGGGCTGGTGCTTTCGTGGTACTTCGGTCTGGGCGCGGTACCCATCGCTGCGGCCGCCGCCTGGGCCGTGGTGTGGATTCGCCGGCACTCGATGCTGCTGCTCCATGACGGCGGCCTCGTGGTGACCGGCGTGACCGGGCGCCTGCGGATGATGGCCACCTGGCACCAGATCGCCGGCATCGACGGGTGGTCGGCAGCCACGTGGGTGTACACGTGGGTCAACTACACCGTGACCCTGCGGTCGGGCCAACGGATCCGTTTCATCGCCGCCGCGAAAAGCGATGATCCGGACCTGGTATACACGGTGAACCGCGTTCTGCACGGATAAGACCTTGGATGGTCAGATTGTGTCGGATTCGAGGGTGAGTTCGGTGTGTGTGAGGGACCCGTCGAGTTGCTGGTGGGCGGCGGCGGCACCCAGCCCTGTTTCACGCCGGTACGGCGAAGTCGGGCACGTTGATCGTGGGATGCTCGGCGAGTACGGCACGTGCCAGCGCGTACTCCTCCTCGCGCAGCACCGGTGTCTCGGTGCGCTGGCGGCTGGCCCGGGACAGCGCCGTGCCCTCCTGGGAGTCGGCCGCGAACGTTTGGTAGGCGGCGTCGATCTCGTCGGCGGGCAGTCCACAGAATGCCAGCACCGCGGCCAGCGTCGCCGACAGATCTGCGGTGAGGTCCTCGTAGCGAACCGGCCGCAGCGGCACGCCGGCCCGGCCCAGCCGCAGGCAGGCCTCCATCGCGGAAAGCCAGGTGAGCAGGTACGCCTCGACCGGGGCGGGTTGGCGCTGGTGCCGGACGGCGAAGGGCATCAGCAGCGGCGCCTGTGCGGTGACGTACCGCAGGAACGTCTGCTGATCCTGGGGACCGGACAGGTGCGGGGTGAAGCCCTCGTGCATCGACTCCAGCCACCGTTCGGCGTGCCGGTAGAGAAAGATGCCACGGGCGTCGGGGAAGACCTGCTGGAACAGGTCGGCGAGTTGGATGCCGCTGGCGCGGAACTTGACGGCCAGCGTCCCGGTTCCCCGCCCGAGCAGCCGGGCGCAGCTGCGGAGCAGCTTCGCGTACTCGTCGTCACGGGTGGGATCCTCGTGCCGCGACACGGCGATCTGGGTGAAGACGTCGGGCTCGGAATAGCTGCGGACGCCGGTCACCGCACCGAGCGCGTGGCTGAGGGCGGTGGAGCCGCAGCGACCCACGGAGTAGACCAGGATCGGCCGCACCGGGTCCGGCACCTCCTCGGCGATCCGGTGCAGCGTCTCGTACGGCACGGTGAACAGTCGCCGCGCGTTCCGGTACTGGGCGAGGTAGACGAATGGCGCCCTGGTCAGGTCGACGTCTGGGGCGGTCTCGACGAAGTACGCCAGCTGGTCGTCGATGTCGAGGCAGTAGAGACTGACGTCCGGTCGGTGCAGCAGGTCCCGCGCCGGGAGCTGCCCGTCCGCGCGTGTCACGAAGTTCTGCGGTACGGCGGGGAAGAACTCGCCCGGAGCCACCTTGTCGACGATCCGTAGCACCTGCGCGATCATGCCGTCTCCCGTGGTCGTTCGACGCGGCCGGCGAGCTCGCGCAACAGGTCCGCCGCGCGCTCCACCCCACCAGCCTTACGGCTCTGCTCGCCCCAGTACCGGCTGCGCTGCCGGAAACCGTCCTCCGACAGCAGCCGGAGCAGCTTGTCGGCGACCTCGTCCGGGTCCACCGTGGGCGGGTCGTCGAGAGCCAGTCCGACGCCCGCGTCGACGGCCCGGGCCGCGATGTCGTAGCAGTCCAGCCAGAACGGGGTGAGCAGCATCGGTTGCCCGAAGTGGACGCCTTCGTGGAAGCCGTTCGCCCCGCCGTGGCAGACGAAGGCCCGTACGTGCGGGTGGGCGAGCACGGCCAGTTGGGACGGAATCCACTCCTCGGTGCGGACGTGCGGGGGCAGTGGCTTGGACAGCGCCGCGCGCTGGTCGGCCGGGAGTTTCCACAGCACCCGGTGTCGCGGGCCGATCCGGTCCAGTGCCTCGGCGAACGCGTCAAGCTGGGCGGTTGAGAGGGTGGCGAGGGTACCCAGGCCGACGTAGACCACGCTGGGATGCTGGTCCAGCCAGGCGGTCAGTTCGTCGACGGGCTGGCCGGGCCGGGTGACGTCGGTGGGCACGATCGCGCCCAACAGGTGCAGGTGGTCCGGCG is a window from the Solwaraspora sp. WMMD792 genome containing:
- a CDS encoding sulfotransferase; amino-acid sequence: MIAQVLRIVDKVAPGEFFPAVPQNFVTRADGQLPARDLLHRPDVSLYCLDIDDQLAYFVETAPDVDLTRAPFVYLAQYRNARRLFTVPYETLHRIAEEVPDPVRPILVYSVGRCGSTALSHALGAVTGVRSYSEPDVFTQIAVSRHEDPTRDDEYAKLLRSCARLLGRGTGTLAVKFRASGIQLADLFQQVFPDARGIFLYRHAERWLESMHEGFTPHLSGPQDQQTFLRYVTAQAPLLMPFAVRHQRQPAPVEAYLLTWLSAMEACLRLGRAGVPLRPVRYEDLTADLSATLAAVLAFCGLPADEIDAAYQTFAADSQEGTALSRASRQRTETPVLREEEYALARAVLAEHPTINVPDFAVPA